In one window of Alphaproteobacteria bacterium DNA:
- a CDS encoding helix-turn-helix transcriptional regulator: MLTGPYVRAARAILKMSQVELAELVGVSYVVIRNVESTDGICDGKGHVLYKIEKIFKENGIKFDLTSNDLTIKCSVNLEAGFLDDDSSCSSQPDLKVIGS, translated from the coding sequence ATGTTAACCGGACCTTATGTAAGAGCAGCGAGAGCAATATTAAAAATGAGTCAAGTAGAATTGGCCGAATTAGTGGGTGTAAGCTACGTAGTAATTAGAAACGTAGAATCTACTGATGGTATATGTGATGGTAAAGGCCATGTGCTTTACAAAATAGAGAAGATATTTAAAGAAAATGGTATTAAATTTGATTTAACTTCAAATGACCTAACTATTAAATGTAGTGTTAATCTTGAAGCTGGTTTTCTGGATGATGATTCTAGTTGTTCATCACAACCAGATTTAAAAGTGATTGGAAGTTAA
- a CDS encoding TonB-dependent receptor translates to MKNKILYSLIFYIICIKAHATDYFNLTLEELMNIEIVSVSKNEENAFRSPAATYVITHEDIKRSGATSIPDALRLAPGIQVSQIDTDEWAIGIRGFNDRFSDKLLVLVDGRSAYVSLFSGVYWNSLDYLLNDIERIEVIRGSGGAMWGANAVNGIINIITKSAKNTQGNYFELANGNHIKNDSAIRYGGKLDDDKYYSFFLKNRNYAGLYDVDTKDPTDDNWNMQRLGFKYEQELENNRDITLQAEIYEGESRQEFIFPDHAKIYNYKSEIKGGNIVGKYTNLISKVSKLDAQLYFDYDDRNDLYLNLDNSTIDFSIQHKYDYSKKNELLYGVGYRAVKDNLKDQTINGAKYISFDRPKLSYNIYSAFFQNKTELKHDKLFLTLGSKFEYNDFTHKNIQPTIRLSFLPNANHHIWSAISRSVRTPTRWEDGYSRIYSATGKTMNGNQQFDNESTISYEVGYKAKPFKRVSYDITAFYNDYDNLRGLILDDSYNYNLDNSAYGESYGFEFSSNYEPTKKLRLTLNYSFIKMALHSSLANDYSHFVENRVPQNLLNFRFYYNFTNDLRWDSNLYYSDNLSDKLFGVDVDAYIKLDSKVSYSLTDEIEVSLMGKNLSDSRHREWGSALYSMQREIGRTMLLKLTYDF, encoded by the coding sequence ATGAAAAACAAAATTTTATATAGTCTAATATTCTACATCATATGCATTAAAGCCCATGCTACAGATTATTTTAATCTGACTCTAGAAGAGCTAATGAATATAGAGATAGTTTCTGTATCAAAAAATGAAGAGAATGCTTTTAGAAGTCCCGCAGCAACATATGTAATTACCCATGAAGATATAAAAAGGTCAGGTGCCACCTCTATTCCTGATGCATTAAGGCTTGCTCCAGGTATTCAGGTGTCGCAAATTGATACAGATGAATGGGCAATTGGTATCAGGGGATTTAATGATAGATTTTCAGATAAATTACTAGTTTTGGTAGATGGTAGATCTGCTTATGTGTCGTTATTTTCGGGGGTATATTGGAATAGCTTAGATTATTTATTAAATGATATTGAGAGAATAGAGGTAATTAGAGGTTCAGGCGGAGCAATGTGGGGTGCGAATGCGGTAAATGGTATTATAAATATTATTACCAAAAGTGCAAAAAATACACAAGGTAATTATTTTGAGTTAGCAAATGGAAATCATATTAAAAATGATTCAGCAATACGCTATGGTGGTAAGCTTGATGATGATAAATATTATAGTTTTTTTCTTAAAAATCGAAATTATGCCGGATTATATGATGTAGATACAAAAGACCCTACCGACGATAATTGGAACATGCAAAGATTGGGGTTTAAATATGAGCAAGAACTTGAAAATAATCGAGATATTACGCTGCAAGCAGAAATTTATGAAGGAGAATCTAGACAAGAGTTTATATTCCCCGATCATGCAAAGATTTATAACTATAAATCTGAAATAAAAGGTGGAAATATAGTAGGTAAATATACTAACCTTATAAGTAAAGTTTCTAAATTAGATGCTCAATTATATTTTGATTATGATGATAGAAATGATTTATATTTAAATTTAGATAATTCCACAATAGATTTTAGCATTCAGCACAAATATGACTATAGTAAGAAAAATGAATTATTATATGGTGTAGGATATAGGGCGGTTAAGGATAATTTAAAAGATCAGACCATAAATGGTGCAAAATATATAAGTTTTGATAGACCAAAACTATCTTATAATATTTACAGTGCTTTTTTTCAAAACAAAACTGAGTTAAAGCATGATAAGTTGTTTTTAACACTTGGCTCAAAATTTGAATATAATGATTTTACACATAAAAATATACAACCCACTATAAGGCTATCATTCTTACCTAACGCAAATCATCATATTTGGTCTGCTATTTCTAGGTCGGTTAGAACCCCCACAAGATGGGAGGATGGTTACAGCAGAATATATAGTGCAACTGGCAAGACTATGAATGGTAACCAACAATTTGATAATGAGTCCACTATCTCTTATGAAGTAGGTTACAAGGCTAAGCCATTCAAAAGGGTTTCTTATGATATAACTGCTTTTTACAATGACTATGATAATTTAAGGGGGTTGATTTTAGATGATAGTTATAATTATAATTTAGATAATTCAGCTTATGGTGAGTCATATGGTTTTGAATTTTCGTCTAATTATGAGCCAACCAAAAAATTAAGATTAACACTTAATTATTCATTTATCAAAATGGCTCTGCACTCTAGTTTAGCTAATGATTATAGTCATTTTGTAGAAAATAGAGTGCCACAAAATTTACTCAATTTTAGATTTTATTATAATTTTACGAATGATTTAAGATGGGATAGTAATCTTTATTACTCTGATAATCTGTCAGATAAGTTATTTGGTGTTGATGTTGATGCTTATATAAAATTAGATAGTAAAGTTTCATATTCTCTAACTGATGAAATAGAAGTTTCTCTGATGGGAAAGAATTTATCAGATTCAAGACATAGAGAGTGGGGTTCTGCCTTATATTCTATGCAGCGAGAGATTGGCAGAACTATGTTGTTAAAATTAACTTATGATTTCTAA
- a CDS encoding cupredoxin domain-containing protein, translating to MKKTIFTLLILVLSKNCFALNEYFIEIKNHEFKPNILNITADEKSKITISNLDNTPEEFESHDLNREKLIMGNKKVVVFLGPLKKGEYSFFGEFNPKTAQGKIIVK from the coding sequence ATGAAAAAAACCATATTCACACTCTTAATATTAGTTTTAAGCAAAAATTGCTTTGCGCTTAATGAATATTTTATAGAAATAAAAAATCATGAGTTTAAACCAAATATTTTAAATATTACAGCAGATGAGAAATCTAAAATTACAATAAGCAACCTAGATAATACTCCTGAAGAGTTTGAAAGCCATGATTTAAATCGAGAAAAGCTTATAATGGGTAATAAAAAAGTAGTTGTTTTTCTGGGTCCTCTAAAAAAGGGCGAATATAGTTTTTTTGGTGAATTTAACCCTAAAACCGCGCAAGGTAAGATAATAGTAAAATAG
- a CDS encoding PAS domain-containing protein, protein MSNAINLNSNDDWIKKAAELSHVGYWKYNILTQQVFWSDRVYKIHGVEKAKYTPDFDSAVNFYHPEDRSEVISVLKECLKTRVVCSAKVRIVTPDGLIKFIEVHSNVAINDNTKEITELYGTFYDLTDYVKQNDKLKEINRRYELATKNNNNLVWDWCIKNKLLYLSADFGEKFTFNEKLTLPLLLKYIHKQDVKFFKEQILQLTGLLENLNFEIRILNKQKEYIWVDIKINIEKSSDNKLKYLSGTIEDITESKRINSLLLRNEQYIKAYIDNSLIGRAIVSINGDWHRVNEALCDLLGYKESELLKLTFQDITHPDDLGNSADLKNKLIREEKKAIQIEKRYVKKNGNIIYTLLNVSLVRDEYNKPLYFLSQIQDITHIIADKKEIIKNERRLELALSSADTGIWDIDLVSNSLYISNKWKDILGYQANYIELTKRVWRKIVHHEDLYRLYSHINKHIKNKKSNISLEVRLRDKAGNFKWVLITGQIAERSASGRVKRVVGSLWDLNSKTRTYRILEKICAISANSKLTLKEKFSDLIKEISTYLELNSGFIFKEKKKHKIIKYRYHSGKVKLSDYKKYAICLNENNYQNGIAIDFRIYENNENKVIFNNVIAAKIEINNRSYGSIIFFGHNNRVKFSDEEIAIVKLFSEWISAQISSHNYLDALVQSEIKLESSVEKLTESNKELGRFAYVASHDLQEPLRTVLSLTEILKNKYTNQLDDKANKYLDFMVDAATNMKNLISDLLEYSKIDNRANLISEQVDLNNVLQHVLNNLKESARLNDAEIIFDQLPVIRGNFPATLSLMQNLLSNALKYSQNRDKPIIKINSIEQEHDYKISVADNGIGVEAEYFKQIFEPFKRLEAKEEYAGTGIGLAICKKIIQQLSGEIWIESELGVGSVFYFTIPKT, encoded by the coding sequence ATGAGTAATGCCATAAACTTAAATTCTAATGATGATTGGATAAAAAAAGCGGCTGAGTTATCACATGTTGGTTATTGGAAATACAACATTTTAACTCAGCAGGTTTTCTGGTCAGACCGTGTTTACAAAATTCACGGTGTAGAAAAAGCAAAATATACGCCTGACTTTGACAGTGCAGTAAATTTTTATCATCCTGAGGACAGATCTGAAGTTATTTCCGTGCTAAAAGAATGCCTCAAAACAAGAGTAGTCTGTTCTGCAAAAGTAAGAATAGTTACGCCAGATGGTCTAATAAAATTTATAGAAGTTCATTCAAATGTCGCTATCAATGATAATACGAAAGAGATTACAGAATTATACGGCACATTTTACGACTTGACAGATTATGTCAAACAAAATGATAAGTTAAAAGAAATTAATCGGCGTTATGAGTTAGCCACAAAAAACAATAATAATTTAGTTTGGGATTGGTGTATTAAAAACAAGCTCTTATATCTGTCGGCTGATTTTGGTGAAAAATTTACTTTTAATGAAAAGCTAACTCTACCCCTTTTACTAAAATATATTCATAAGCAGGATGTAAAGTTTTTTAAAGAGCAAATATTACAATTAACTGGTTTATTAGAAAATTTAAACTTTGAGATTCGTATATTAAATAAGCAGAAAGAATATATATGGGTTGATATTAAAATAAATATAGAAAAATCTAGTGATAATAAATTAAAATATTTATCTGGAACTATAGAAGATATTACTGAAAGTAAACGCATAAATAGTCTACTTTTAAGAAATGAACAATATATTAAGGCCTATATAGATAATTCTTTGATAGGTAGAGCTATCGTATCTATAAATGGAGACTGGCATAGAGTAAATGAAGCATTGTGTGATTTACTAGGCTATAAAGAAAGTGAATTACTTAAATTAACTTTTCAAGATATTACCCACCCAGATGACCTAGGCAATTCAGCTGATTTAAAAAATAAGTTAATTAGAGAAGAGAAAAAGGCTATTCAAATAGAAAAGCGTTATGTTAAAAAGAATGGCAATATTATATATACTCTTTTGAATGTATCTCTAGTAAGGGATGAGTATAATAAACCTTTGTATTTTTTATCACAAATACAAGATATCACTCATATCATTGCTGATAAAAAAGAAATTATAAAAAATGAAAGAAGATTGGAGCTTGCTTTAAGCTCAGCAGATACAGGTATTTGGGATATAGACTTGGTTAGTAATAGTTTGTATATAAGTAACAAATGGAAGGATATATTAGGGTATCAAGCTAACTATATAGAGCTAACTAAAAGGGTATGGCGCAAGATTGTACATCATGAGGATTTGTATAGATTATATAGCCATATAAACAAACATATTAAGAATAAGAAAAGCAATATCTCTTTAGAGGTTAGGTTACGAGATAAAGCAGGAAATTTTAAATGGGTGTTAATAACAGGGCAAATAGCAGAACGAAGTGCTTCTGGAAGAGTAAAAAGAGTTGTAGGAAGTTTGTGGGATTTAAATTCTAAAACTAGAACTTACCGAATATTAGAGAAAATATGTGCAATTAGTGCTAATTCAAAATTAACATTAAAAGAGAAATTCTCTGATTTAATAAAAGAAATTTCAACTTATTTAGAATTAAATAGTGGTTTTATTTTTAAAGAAAAGAAAAAACATAAGATCATTAAATATAGATATCATAGTGGCAAAGTCAAATTGTCAGATTACAAAAAATATGCTATATGCTTAAATGAAAATAATTATCAAAATGGTATTGCAATAGATTTTAGAATCTATGAAAACAATGAAAATAAAGTCATTTTTAACAATGTTATAGCCGCAAAGATAGAAATTAATAATCGCTCTTATGGCTCCATAATATTCTTTGGTCACAATAATAGAGTTAAATTTTCTGATGAGGAAATAGCAATAGTAAAGCTATTTTCAGAATGGATTTCGGCGCAAATATCTAGTCATAATTATTTGGATGCATTAGTGCAGTCAGAAATAAAATTAGAATCCTCAGTGGAAAAATTGACTGAGTCAAATAAAGAGCTAGGAAGGTTCGCTTATGTTGCATCACATGATTTACAAGAGCCACTTAGAACAGTTTTAAGTTTAACCGAAATCCTAAAAAACAAATATACCAATCAATTAGATGATAAGGCAAATAAATATTTGGATTTTATGGTGGATGCAGCTACTAACATGAAGAATCTAATCTCCGATTTGTTAGAATATTCTAAAATTGATAATAGAGCAAACTTAATATCTGAACAGGTGGATCTTAATAATGTTTTGCAACATGTATTAAATAATCTTAAGGAAAGTGCGAGGCTAAATGATGCAGAAATTATTTTTGATCAACTACCTGTTATTAGGGGTAACTTTCCAGCCACATTAAGTTTAATGCAAAATTTGCTTAGTAATGCGTTAAAATATTCACAAAATAGAGATAAACCTATAATTAAAATTAACTCAATTGAACAAGAACATGATTATAAAATCTCTGTTGCGGATAATGGTATAGGTGTTGAAGCTGAATATTTTAAGCAAATTTTTGAACCATTTAAGCGTTTAGAAGCTAAAGAAGAATATGCTGGCACTGGTATTGGTCTTGCAATTTGCAAGAAAATTATACAACAATTATCTGGTGAAATATGGATCGAATCTGAACTGGGTGTAGGAAGTGTTTTTTATTTTACAATACCTAAAACCTGA
- a CDS encoding YfiR family protein: MNKLIYFNIAKNFTFALCFVLLCSFSLEASEKVSAKQRSELAEIKLKFAFINKFIEYIDKGWQEAYKDNIIIIDIIGEVDKEKAVLLKNFERNRIKNLPVKIRVNSDIDDLINSDIIYVTNGSKHKIEQILQKCKKAVLSVGDIKYFIDQGGVIEFYNYRGRVRFDIDDNKAKEKGIFFNAKLLELSEVGQ, from the coding sequence ATGAATAAGCTTATTTATTTTAACATAGCTAAAAATTTTACATTTGCTTTATGCTTTGTGCTGTTATGCTCATTTTCATTGGAAGCAAGTGAAAAGGTAAGTGCTAAGCAAAGATCTGAGCTAGCAGAAATTAAGCTTAAATTTGCTTTTATTAACAAATTTATCGAATATATTGATAAAGGCTGGCAGGAAGCTTATAAAGATAATATCATTATTATTGATATTATAGGTGAGGTGGACAAAGAAAAGGCGGTACTATTAAAAAATTTTGAACGTAATAGAATTAAGAATTTACCAGTCAAAATAAGGGTTAACTCTGATATTGATGATCTTATAAATAGTGATATTATATATGTAACAAATGGTTCTAAACATAAAATTGAGCAAATACTCCAAAAATGTAAGAAGGCAGTATTATCGGTTGGAGACATAAAATATTTTATAGATCAGGGTGGTGTTATAGAATTCTATAATTACCGAGGTAGAGTAAGATTTGACATAGATGATAATAAAGCCAAGGAGAAAGGTATATTTTTTAATGCTAAATTATTGGAATTATCTGAAGTAGGACAATGA